The Alkalihalobacillus sp. TS-13 genomic interval GGCAGCAAGTGCTTTCATCTTGTTATACATCACATTCGGTTTGAAGACGATGAAAAAAGTCCTTAGGGTCAATTTCCGTTATTTCATTGCTGCTGGATTACTGATTGCATTTGCAACAGGAGTAGGATCTTTTATATTCGGTCAGCCGTTTTTAAGCCATACGTTTGGTCATTTCCACCTTCCGTTATTAGGTGATACGGAACTTGCAACGGCAGTTATGTTTGATATAGGTGTATATTTGACGGTCATTGGGGTGACGATGACGATCATCCTGACAATTGCGGAGGATCGTGGTTAGGTTTTTTGGGGAAGGGAAGTAAGTAGTGTGTGGGTAATAATAAGTAGTATTCTCGCTTTATTTATGGCGTGTGTCGCTTTGTACATAAGGATGAAAGCGGCACGGAAGCCGGCAACCATCAGGAAAATAATATTACCACCCTTGTTCATGTCGACTGGATTTTTGATGTTCCTTTATCCTCCCGCACGTGTACCTTGGGGAGAAGCCCTGGAAGCATTTGTTGTTGGAATGATATTTTCTTTTCTGTTGATCCGGACTTCATCATTTGAGCGCCGTTCAGATGCGATTTATTTGAAGAGGTCGAAAGCTTTCGTATTCATCCTGCTCGGATTATTGTTATTTCGAATCGTACTGAAGCTATATCTTGGTCAATATATTTCAATTGAAGAGACAAGCGGATTATTCTTCATACTCGCATTCGGCATGTTGGCACCCTGGCGTATCGCAATGTACCTCAAATTCAAAAAACTGCAAGCAGTTCATTAAAGAAGGCTGATCCTGGAGGGATCAGCCTTCTGTTCATCCTAATAATTGTTTATATGGGGCCATATCGATATTCTTCTGATTCAATTTTTTAATCAAAAACTTATGATCACGTTTAGGTGTTGCGATGATGTAACCCCGGATGATCAAATCCTCATCAATCGTTTTTACGCTCTCCCGAATGGCTAATTCACCAATCTTTCCGGCGATTTTATCTCTTGCAACGTCTCGGAAAAGCTCTGGAACAGGC includes:
- a CDS encoding CcdC family protein, which encodes MWVIISSILALFMACVALYIRMKAARKPATIRKIILPPLFMSTGFLMFLYPPARVPWGEALEAFVVGMIFSFLLIRTSSFERRSDAIYLKRSKAFVFILLGLLLFRIVLKLYLGQYISIEETSGLFFILAFGMLAPWRIAMYLKFKKLQAVH
- a CDS encoding DUF2621 domain-containing protein, which translates into the protein MLDGWFAWFIVLWTLFLISMFAIGGYFMFRKFLKRLPKEDGMSILDWQDHYIKETKHMWSPEQKQLLEELVEPVPELFRDVARDKIAGKIGELAIRESVKTIDEDLIIRGYIIATPKRDHKFLIKKLNQKNIDMAPYKQLLG
- a CDS encoding Na(+)/H(+) antiporter subunit B, translated to MRSNDIILKTTSTIIVFVILAFSVNLFFAGHNAPGGGFIGGLMAASAFILLYITFGLKTMKKVLRVNFRYFIAAGLLIAFATGVGSFIFGQPFLSHTFGHFHLPLLGDTELATAVMFDIGVYLTVIGVTMTIILTIAEDRG